A section of the Quatrionicoccus australiensis genome encodes:
- a CDS encoding OmpA family protein, translated as MEDIDAGGEHATPVWAVFGDLMAGLLGAFVLILVGVLGVQLELVSSLEAEIQKRQQEEQRREALEKALAGPLASGRVTLNNGKIGISGNVLFALNSDQLQPEGKQLLKSLSEPIAAYLGASEQMLMVSGFTDDTPVRGSNRQFADNWELSAQRALTVTRTLIEDGVPSSSVFAAAFGSQQPVAANSDADGRARNRRVEMAPVPKSRTNGKEGNG; from the coding sequence ATGGAAGACATCGACGCCGGCGGCGAACACGCGACACCGGTCTGGGCCGTCTTCGGCGACCTGATGGCCGGCCTGCTCGGCGCCTTCGTGCTGATCCTGGTCGGCGTGCTCGGCGTGCAGCTCGAACTGGTGAGCAGCCTCGAAGCCGAGATCCAGAAGCGGCAGCAGGAGGAACAGCGCCGCGAAGCCCTCGAAAAAGCCCTGGCCGGCCCGCTCGCCTCCGGCCGCGTGACGCTCAACAACGGCAAAATCGGGATCAGCGGCAACGTGCTCTTCGCGCTCAATTCCGACCAGTTGCAGCCGGAAGGCAAGCAGTTGCTGAAGAGCCTGTCCGAACCGATCGCCGCCTACCTCGGCGCCAGCGAGCAGATGCTGATGGTCAGCGGCTTTACCGACGACACGCCGGTGCGCGGCAGCAACCGCCAGTTCGCCGACAACTGGGAACTCTCGGCCCAGCGCGCGCTGACCGTGACGCGCACGCTGATCGAGGACGGCGTGCCGTCCTCGTCGGTCTTCGCTGCCGCCTTCGGGTCGCAGCAGCCGGTCGCCGCCAACAGCGATGCCGACGGCCGTGCCCGCAACCGCCGCGTCGAAATGGCGCCGGTGCCCAAGTCACGCACCAACGGCAAGGAAGGCAATGGCTGA
- a CDS encoding type II toxin-antitoxin system prevent-host-death family antitoxin produces MTFSAQDVVPISEARARLTELSDEVVAGAEKLLTKNGTAYVAIVDAKKLDYYHALEAEHANLVLLSEAETGLREVLAGQRVSNAELLKALA; encoded by the coding sequence ATGACTTTCAGCGCCCAGGATGTCGTTCCGATCAGCGAAGCCCGCGCACGCCTGACTGAATTGTCCGATGAAGTCGTCGCCGGCGCGGAAAAGCTGCTGACCAAGAACGGCACCGCCTATGTCGCCATCGTCGACGCCAAAAAGCTGGATTACTACCATGCGCTGGAAGCGGAACACGCCAACCTGGTGCTGCTGTCCGAGGCGGAAACCGGCCTGCGCGAGGTGTTGGCCGGTCAGCGCGTGTCGAATGCCGAACTTCTGAAAGCCCTGGCCTGA
- a CDS encoding DUF3348 domain-containing protein, translating into MRPLSTSNLALIMTRELHRATFNRSALVRVLSDTLPNVAEPKYDFGERLGQWLDFSDALTLFSVLNHEAGGNTSAPSANADLAGQLARVRGNLSASIQNDGVFNPAPSDSPVRIPFPTPLPNATADSAADFSPYHRYYLAHQRDMNAAITALRANARKALAAQSAAGRKLADLDATFEKILAVRERNLLSNIPILLGKRFDQRYAEHRAALADGQTDDPADWTQAGSWLDAFCHDAQTMLLAELELRLKPAAGLIAAAGSASESMETKPQ; encoded by the coding sequence TTGCGCCCCCTTTCGACGTCGAACCTGGCCCTGATCATGACGCGTGAATTGCACCGCGCCACCTTCAACCGCTCTGCCCTCGTCCGCGTCCTGTCCGACACCCTCCCCAATGTCGCCGAGCCGAAATACGACTTCGGCGAACGCCTCGGGCAATGGCTGGACTTCTCGGATGCGCTGACGCTGTTTTCGGTCCTCAATCACGAGGCCGGCGGCAACACGTCCGCGCCGTCCGCCAATGCCGACCTGGCAGGCCAGCTGGCGCGGGTGCGCGGCAACCTGAGCGCTTCGATCCAGAACGATGGCGTGTTCAACCCCGCGCCATCCGACAGCCCGGTCCGCATTCCCTTTCCGACGCCGCTGCCGAATGCGACTGCCGACAGCGCCGCCGACTTCTCGCCCTACCACCGCTACTACCTCGCCCACCAGCGCGACATGAACGCCGCGATCACGGCGCTGCGCGCCAATGCCCGCAAGGCGCTGGCCGCTCAGTCGGCAGCCGGACGAAAACTCGCCGACCTCGACGCCACCTTCGAAAAAATCCTCGCCGTCCGCGAGCGCAACCTGCTGAGCAACATACCCATCCTGCTCGGCAAACGCTTCGATCAGCGCTACGCCGAACACCGTGCCGCCCTGGCCGATGGCCAAACCGATGATCCTGCTGACTGGACGCAGGCCGGCAGCTGGCTCGACGCCTTCTGCCACGATGCCCAGACCATGCTGCTCGCCGAACTGGAACTGCGCCTCAAACCGGCCGCCGGCCTGATTGCCGCCGCCGGCAGCGCGAGTGAATCTATGGAAACAAAGCCCCAATGA
- a CDS encoding DUF2894 domain-containing protein has protein sequence MAETGELAAQGAPDEMAATAASTALPPELEALRASGAAARDPVRFAYLVALARRAATQPEAIRLSLNARISTAASELAARPALAPAKAGPKDSASPLAELLAYISQHAHAQTGTKPAASGAPPVNRNFEHDSKSVSASRNRQGPELKSVAYFRNEWSKLSTEQQLTQTLAQAPENAGPMNSQHLVLRSLERMRDIAPDYLQGFMSYIDTLIWLDHADPTKPVPTRAAAGEGEKKTRSTKRSAASR, from the coding sequence ATGGCTGAAACGGGCGAGCTCGCCGCGCAAGGCGCCCCGGACGAAATGGCCGCCACGGCGGCGTCGACCGCCCTGCCGCCCGAACTCGAAGCGCTGCGCGCCAGCGGCGCCGCCGCCCGCGATCCCGTCCGCTTTGCCTATCTCGTCGCCCTCGCCCGGCGCGCCGCGACGCAGCCGGAAGCCATCCGTCTCTCGCTCAACGCCAGAATCAGCACCGCCGCCAGCGAACTCGCCGCCCGCCCGGCGCTCGCGCCAGCCAAAGCCGGGCCGAAAGACAGCGCCAGCCCGCTCGCCGAATTGCTCGCCTACATCAGCCAGCACGCGCATGCGCAGACGGGCACAAAACCAGCCGCATCGGGCGCCCCACCGGTCAACCGCAATTTTGAGCACGATTCCAAAAGCGTCTCAGCCAGCCGCAACCGGCAAGGCCCGGAGCTCAAGTCGGTCGCCTATTTCCGCAACGAGTGGTCCAAGCTCAGCACCGAACAGCAACTGACCCAAACACTCGCCCAGGCCCCGGAAAATGCCGGTCCGATGAACTCGCAGCACCTCGTCCTGCGCAGCCTCGAACGCATGCGCGACATCGCGCCGGACTACCTGCAAGGCTTCATGTCCTACATCGACACGCTGATCTGGCTGGACCACGCCGACCCGACCAAACCCGTGCCCACCCGCGCAGCGGCTGGCGAGGGAGAAAAGAAGACACGCAGCACAAAGCGCAGCGCAGCCAGCCGCTGA
- a CDS encoding HNH endonuclease, which produces MSEKKHPLESVRPDVATVLDNVTCPYCGEDLTVSSHNTEHVVGRLFVPKGKLNQSWNLILNSCVKCNTIKSSLEDDISSITMQPNNAGSFAIDDEKLKAEAQRKLKSISRRSKKEVRLSHETIEFTAGSKFDLHLSGNFIAPPQIDDHRVYELARFQLGGLFYFLTYNPESRKGGYWTGGFHPLHYTIRDDWGNELIVAFMHAVKTWELRLVAEIADGFFKVAIRRFAAGDCWSWALEWNHNYRLVGFFGDRKYAEDMVRTFPPLNTRRIAENHSDYVAIRKHKKLDKDQDILFSDSTTYPPKN; this is translated from the coding sequence ATGAGCGAAAAAAAACATCCCCTAGAATCCGTTCGGCCCGATGTGGCAACAGTATTAGATAATGTCACATGCCCATACTGCGGCGAGGACTTGACCGTTTCAAGTCACAACACGGAGCACGTAGTTGGCCGACTATTTGTTCCAAAAGGCAAGCTTAACCAAAGTTGGAATCTGATTCTCAACTCTTGTGTTAAATGCAACACAATCAAGTCAAGTTTAGAAGATGACATTTCATCAATCACCATGCAGCCCAATAACGCAGGATCCTTCGCAATAGATGATGAAAAATTAAAAGCGGAGGCACAGCGAAAACTAAAAAGTATAAGTCGGCGCAGTAAAAAAGAAGTCAGATTGAGCCATGAAACCATTGAATTTACAGCCGGAAGTAAGTTTGATTTACATCTATCTGGCAATTTTATTGCCCCTCCACAAATAGACGACCATAGAGTTTACGAGCTTGCGCGTTTTCAGCTTGGCGGCCTATTTTATTTTCTCACATACAACCCGGAGTCTAGAAAAGGTGGTTATTGGACAGGGGGCTTTCACCCCCTTCATTACACGATTCGCGATGACTGGGGAAACGAGTTGATTGTGGCATTTATGCACGCAGTTAAAACATGGGAACTACGCCTTGTGGCAGAAATCGCAGATGGCTTCTTCAAAGTTGCAATCCGTCGTTTTGCTGCAGGGGACTGCTGGTCATGGGCTCTTGAATGGAACCACAACTATCGGCTCGTTGGCTTTTTTGGTGATCGCAAGTACGCTGAGGATATGGTTAGAACATTTCCGCCGCTAAATACCCGTAGGATTGCCGAGAACCACTCTGACTACGTTGCAATACGAAAGCATAAAAAATTGGACAAAGATCAAGACATATTATTCTCTGACAGCACCACATACCCCCCAAAGAATTGA
- a CDS encoding type II toxin-antitoxin system RelE/ParE family toxin, with translation MALPNNAKVEATPNFLANLESIHQFFQTQDADTADSRFARLKADLREMIAVLAWSPAGGRPARFLMAKSAQARLKSETVLNLAEQAGLPYLREYVVGQHIVLYAHAETEAVLLAVKHQRQLNYAVADLAAGE, from the coding sequence ATGGCGCTGCCGAACAATGCCAAAGTCGAGGCAACGCCCAACTTTCTGGCCAATCTGGAAAGCATTCATCAATTCTTCCAGACTCAGGACGCGGATACCGCCGATTCCCGGTTCGCCAGGTTGAAAGCCGATCTGCGGGAGATGATCGCTGTGCTGGCATGGTCACCAGCCGGCGGACGACCGGCCAGGTTTCTGATGGCGAAATCAGCGCAAGCCCGGCTGAAATCGGAGACAGTCCTGAACTTGGCCGAACAAGCGGGATTGCCCTACCTGCGGGAGTATGTCGTCGGCCAACATATCGTGCTCTATGCGCATGCCGAGACGGAAGCGGTGCTACTCGCCGTCAAACATCAACGCCAGTTGAACTACGCTGTGGCGGATTTGGCTGCAGGGGAATAG
- a CDS encoding adenosylcobinamide amidohydrolase, whose protein sequence is MKSFFASCLRPALALLLALPAIALAVDLDLPAEIGATAQVDRSERDGLWEKTLVVRFAGERRALSTSDGPLTARAALNQAAHPLLWMKLGADGKRYSEERRAATAGRLQLPPAAVAEMSTAADMDNLAVVTRRHGPLTVTVLATAGAKSNAIRTGVDAGAYIEGEEPAGTINIMVLANIELSDAALARALITITEGKTAALEDLKVPSSYTKDVQATGTGTDSIIVVSGTAAPRATYTGGHSRIGELIGKATYAAVVEALGKQNGYFLPGSKRFGDAAAGPAKAAGDLRLALLHLDPVPGDIAGNRMRIEAGIRAAVRHGADWVVTPELAETGYNFAKRVGTDWIAPFPDAWISSLAAIARDNGVALFVGFAERDAQTGKLHNSVAAIDRSGRILGAYRKQRPVGQAEAWSLAGTEGTPFMVDGIAVGTLICADAWRPDAAAQLAARGAQILLSPANWPPVEGMGPGDVWEKRSRETGLPLIAVNRGGREPELDFSLGQSAVSLKGKRLHSFTAAEGGIFYVDWNRRQRFRAVRTD, encoded by the coding sequence ATGAAATCCTTCTTCGCTTCCTGCCTGCGTCCGGCGCTGGCCCTGTTGCTGGCGCTGCCTGCCATCGCCCTGGCGGTCGACCTCGATTTGCCGGCCGAAATCGGTGCCACGGCGCAGGTCGACCGTAGCGAGCGCGACGGCCTCTGGGAAAAGACCCTGGTCGTGCGCTTTGCTGGCGAACGGCGTGCCTTGTCGACCAGCGATGGCCCGCTCACGGCGCGCGCTGCGCTCAACCAGGCGGCGCATCCGCTGCTCTGGATGAAGCTCGGCGCCGACGGCAAGCGCTATAGCGAAGAAAGGCGCGCCGCGACGGCGGGTCGTCTGCAACTGCCGCCGGCCGCCGTCGCCGAGATGTCCACAGCGGCCGACATGGACAATCTCGCCGTCGTCACGCGCCGGCACGGCCCGCTGACGGTGACCGTGCTGGCCACGGCCGGGGCGAAGAGCAACGCCATCCGCACCGGCGTCGATGCCGGCGCCTACATCGAAGGAGAGGAACCTGCCGGCACCATCAACATCATGGTTCTGGCCAACATCGAACTCAGCGACGCGGCGCTGGCCCGCGCCCTGATCACCATCACCGAGGGCAAGACGGCGGCGCTCGAAGACCTCAAGGTGCCGAGCAGCTACACCAAGGACGTGCAGGCGACTGGCACCGGCACCGACAGCATCATCGTCGTTTCCGGCACGGCGGCGCCGCGCGCCACCTACACCGGCGGTCACAGCCGCATCGGCGAGCTGATCGGCAAGGCGACCTACGCGGCGGTGGTCGAGGCGCTCGGCAAGCAGAACGGCTATTTCCTGCCCGGCAGCAAGCGCTTCGGCGACGCCGCGGCCGGCCCGGCGAAAGCCGCCGGCGATCTGCGTCTCGCCTTGCTGCATCTCGATCCCGTGCCGGGCGACATTGCCGGCAACCGGATGCGCATCGAAGCCGGCATCCGCGCCGCCGTGCGCCACGGCGCCGACTGGGTGGTGACGCCGGAACTGGCCGAAACCGGCTACAACTTCGCCAAGCGCGTCGGCACCGACTGGATCGCGCCTTTCCCCGATGCCTGGATCAGCAGCCTGGCCGCCATCGCGCGTGACAACGGCGTCGCGCTCTTCGTCGGTTTCGCCGAGCGCGATGCGCAGACCGGCAAGCTCCACAACAGCGTCGCCGCCATTGACCGCAGCGGGCGCATTCTCGGCGCCTACCGCAAGCAGCGCCCGGTCGGCCAGGCCGAAGCCTGGTCGCTGGCCGGCACGGAAGGCACGCCCTTCATGGTCGATGGCATCGCCGTCGGCACGCTGATCTGCGCCGACGCCTGGCGTCCCGACGCGGCTGCCCAGCTCGCGGCGCGCGGTGCGCAAATCCTGCTCTCGCCGGCCAACTGGCCTCCGGTCGAGGGCATGGGGCCGGGCGACGTCTGGGAAAAGCGCTCGCGTGAAACCGGCCTGCCGCTGATTGCCGTCAATCGCGGCGGCCGCGAGCCGGAACTCGATTTCTCGCTGGGGCAGAGTGCCGTCTCGCTCAAGGGCAAGCGCCTGCACAGCTTCACCGCCGCCGAGGGCGGCATCTTCTACGTGGACTGGAATCGCCGTCAGCGCTTCCGGGCCGTTCGCACCGACTGA
- a CDS encoding DUF802 domain-containing protein: MNRNLSLSAFFLGLFAVVWVAIGYIGGHALAFTVSCVIAAVYVAGALEMRRFHANTEALAQALRSIPDDLGHLGEWLQQVPAALQNAVRLRIEGERVALPGPGITPYLVGLLVLLGMLGTFLGMVVTLNGAVLALESTTDLGTIRAALAAPVKGLGVAFGTSVAGVATSAMLGLISALCRRERLQVGQLLDSRIAGVLRDFSLSYQRQETFKALQAQAQALPELVGKLDTMMNRMAEQSRQLGEQLLAGQQSFHAEAKGLYNDLAQSVDRSLKASLQDSATVAAQTIQPVVTATMTSIADQTRGLHDKLFGTVERQLDGITGQFAQTVSTVSDTWTQALTRHEQATDAQQQQQQAALNAYAETFEQRSAALLASLESTQGKLQADAAQQHAALAASSAASQQQLAATLASQFDGVTTRLDQAVSQVAATWQGALAQHSNSSDTLNQQLQTTLGAFADTFGERSQALLDSVDGTHAGLRSELAASHAAFAQTTQDQQTALSQQVASQLDGIAQRFDGAVQTVSATWSGALAKHEQASERLTQALDQTQSSLAATFAERSAALLAEMRATQAAWQNEWASGEQARQAGFADTLTAMAGKLEAHWQQAGQATLAQQEQITGTLGTTARELVATHQRQAETTIAEVTRLMQTAAEAPKAAAEVIGQLRHELSASMARDNSLLEERSRIMETLGALLDAINHASTEQRSAIDALVASSAELLERAGSQFAAKVESEAGKLVDIGSSITGGALEVASLGEAFGHAVQLFSESNDKMLTALQRIEGGLAKSLTRSDEQLAYYVAQAREIIDLSIMSQKKMVDDLQRATGSEA, encoded by the coding sequence ATGAACCGCAATCTCAGTCTCTCCGCCTTCTTCCTTGGCCTGTTTGCCGTCGTCTGGGTCGCCATCGGCTACATCGGCGGCCACGCCCTGGCTTTCACCGTCTCCTGCGTCATCGCCGCGGTCTACGTCGCCGGCGCGCTCGAAATGCGCCGCTTCCACGCCAACACCGAGGCGCTGGCCCAGGCGCTGCGCAGCATCCCGGACGACCTCGGTCACCTCGGCGAATGGCTGCAACAGGTACCGGCCGCGTTGCAGAACGCCGTGCGCCTGCGCATCGAAGGCGAACGCGTCGCCCTGCCCGGCCCGGGCATCACGCCCTACCTGGTCGGCCTGCTCGTGTTGCTCGGCATGCTCGGCACCTTCCTCGGCATGGTCGTCACGCTGAACGGCGCCGTGCTGGCGCTGGAAAGCACCACCGACCTGGGCACCATCCGCGCCGCGCTTGCCGCGCCGGTCAAGGGCCTCGGGGTCGCCTTCGGCACCTCGGTCGCCGGCGTCGCGACCTCGGCCATGCTCGGCCTGATTTCGGCGCTGTGCCGGCGCGAGCGCCTGCAGGTCGGGCAACTGCTCGACAGCCGCATCGCCGGCGTACTGCGCGATTTCTCGCTCAGCTACCAGCGCCAGGAAACCTTCAAGGCCCTGCAGGCCCAAGCGCAGGCGCTGCCCGAACTGGTCGGCAAGCTCGACACGATGATGAACCGCATGGCCGAACAGAGCCGCCAACTCGGCGAACAACTGCTCGCCGGGCAGCAGAGCTTCCATGCCGAAGCCAAGGGCCTGTACAACGATCTCGCCCAGTCGGTCGACCGCTCGCTCAAGGCCAGTTTGCAGGACAGCGCGACGGTTGCGGCGCAGACCATTCAGCCCGTCGTCACCGCCACCATGACGAGCATCGCCGACCAGACGCGCGGCCTGCACGACAAGCTGTTCGGCACCGTCGAACGCCAGCTCGACGGCATCACCGGCCAGTTCGCGCAAACCGTGAGCACGGTCAGCGACACCTGGACGCAAGCCCTGACCCGCCACGAACAGGCGACCGATGCGCAGCAACAGCAACAACAGGCCGCGCTCAACGCCTACGCCGAAACCTTCGAACAACGCTCGGCCGCGCTGCTCGCCTCGCTCGAAAGCACCCAGGGCAAACTGCAGGCCGACGCCGCGCAACAGCACGCCGCGCTCGCCGCCAGCAGCGCCGCCAGCCAGCAGCAACTGGCCGCGACGCTGGCCAGCCAGTTCGACGGCGTCACCACCCGCCTCGACCAGGCCGTCAGCCAGGTGGCCGCAACCTGGCAAGGCGCGCTGGCCCAGCACAGCAACAGCAGCGACACCCTCAACCAGCAGTTGCAGACCACGCTGGGCGCCTTTGCCGACACCTTCGGCGAGCGTTCGCAGGCGCTGCTCGACTCGGTAGACGGCACGCATGCCGGGCTGCGCAGCGAACTCGCCGCCAGCCACGCCGCCTTCGCGCAAACGACGCAGGATCAGCAAACGGCGCTCAGCCAGCAGGTCGCCAGCCAGCTCGATGGCATCGCCCAGCGTTTCGACGGCGCCGTGCAGACGGTGTCCGCCACCTGGAGCGGCGCGCTGGCCAAGCACGAACAGGCCAGCGAGCGTCTGACGCAGGCCCTCGACCAGACGCAAAGCAGCCTCGCCGCCACCTTCGCCGAGCGCAGTGCCGCGCTGCTCGCCGAGATGCGCGCCACCCAGGCCGCCTGGCAGAACGAATGGGCCAGCGGTGAACAGGCCCGCCAGGCCGGTTTTGCCGACACGCTTACGGCGATGGCCGGCAAGCTCGAAGCGCACTGGCAGCAGGCCGGCCAGGCGACGCTGGCGCAGCAGGAACAGATCACCGGCACGCTCGGCACGACGGCGCGCGAACTGGTCGCCACGCACCAGCGCCAGGCCGAGACGACCATCGCCGAAGTCACGCGCCTGATGCAGACCGCCGCAGAGGCGCCCAAAGCCGCCGCCGAAGTGATCGGTCAGCTGCGTCACGAACTGTCGGCCAGCATGGCGCGCGACAACAGCCTGCTCGAAGAACGCAGCCGCATCATGGAAACCCTGGGCGCCCTGCTCGACGCCATCAACCACGCCTCGACCGAGCAGCGCAGCGCCATCGACGCGCTGGTCGCGTCTTCTGCCGAACTGCTCGAACGCGCCGGCAGCCAGTTCGCCGCCAAGGTTGAAAGCGAAGCCGGCAAGCTGGTTGATATCGGCAGCAGCATCACCGGTGGCGCCCTCGAAGTCGCCAGCCTGGGCGAGGCTTTCGGCCACGCCGTGCAACTGTTCAGCGAATCGAACGACAAGATGCTGACGGCGCTGCAACGCATCGAAGGCGGCCTTGCCAAATCGCTGACGCGCAGCGACGAACAGCTTGCCTACTACGTCGCGCAGGCGCGCGAAATCATCGACCTCAGCATCATGTCGCAGAAGAAGATGGTCGACGACCTGCAACGCGCCACAGGTAGCGAGGCCTGA
- a CDS encoding VF530 family protein, producing the protein MDIDYSNNPLHGLGLKQMLTEIVDYYGFEILYAYLNINCFKSNPGIESSVKFLKKTDWARQKVEAFYLYKFKSLPRASDEQFELPPRDRIIPPDQTPGEPAELSLEDAERLREKRARKAAEHDAGTARRSSPEKRKSNYAQPAVSSDTDPWAKWRK; encoded by the coding sequence ATGGATATTGATTACAGCAACAACCCCTTGCACGGCCTTGGCTTGAAGCAGATGCTGACCGAGATCGTCGACTACTACGGTTTCGAAATCCTCTACGCCTATCTGAATATCAACTGCTTCAAAAGCAATCCCGGCATCGAATCCAGCGTCAAGTTCCTGAAAAAGACCGATTGGGCGCGCCAGAAAGTCGAAGCCTTCTATCTCTACAAATTCAAGAGCCTGCCGCGCGCCTCGGACGAACAGTTCGAACTGCCGCCGCGCGACCGCATCATTCCGCCAGACCAGACCCCGGGCGAACCGGCCGAACTGAGCCTGGAAGATGCAGAACGCCTGCGCGAAAAACGCGCCAGAAAAGCGGCAGAACACGACGCCGGCACGGCCCGCCGCAGCAGCCCGGAGAAGCGCAAATCGAATTACGCGCAGCCCGCGGTTTCTTCTGATACGGATCCCTGGGCGAAGTGGCGGAAATAG
- a CDS encoding ribonucleotide-diphosphate reductase subunit beta has protein sequence MNAAFRFDDWDTPSQPAAPQSPAVNLENAAKTAVDRVAPAIPDQVGTPALAPVNAADKRIVNGKADINQLAPFKYPWAWEFFLKANRNHWTPLEIGMAQDVHDYHHKLSPAERHVFENVLAYLTTSDILAMRNIGLAVMEKMSAPELQIYQARQVYEEALHTWTYQHCIESIGLDQQEIYNRYRVVPEIHGKIALANRRLERVIRADFDLTDRANLHEFALSYFFFAVIFEGCWFYNGFTPIFALQRRGLMKGTAEQLQYIMRDEVLHCAFGIRVVRELLKEENLELDPQALRTLWDEAEAAERAYAGYILREPILGYNADLHVQQFRFVANRRARQVGVEEPFPGAENVLPWLDEQANLRKEKNFFETRVTEYQTGGALAWD, from the coding sequence ATGAATGCCGCCTTCCGCTTCGACGACTGGGACACCCCGTCGCAACCCGCCGCCCCGCAAAGCCCGGCGGTCAACCTTGAAAATGCCGCAAAAACCGCGGTCGACCGCGTGGCGCCGGCCATTCCTGATCAAGTCGGCACGCCGGCCCTGGCGCCGGTCAACGCGGCGGACAAGCGCATCGTCAATGGCAAGGCCGACATCAACCAGCTAGCGCCGTTCAAGTACCCGTGGGCCTGGGAGTTCTTCCTCAAGGCCAACCGCAACCACTGGACACCGCTCGAAATCGGCATGGCGCAGGACGTGCACGACTACCACCACAAGCTCAGCCCGGCCGAGCGCCACGTCTTCGAGAACGTGCTCGCCTACCTGACCACCTCCGACATCCTTGCCATGCGCAACATCGGCCTGGCGGTGATGGAGAAGATGAGCGCGCCCGAACTGCAGATCTACCAGGCCCGCCAGGTCTATGAAGAAGCGCTGCACACCTGGACCTACCAGCACTGCATCGAAAGCATCGGCCTCGACCAGCAGGAAATCTACAACCGCTACCGCGTCGTGCCCGAAATCCACGGCAAGATCGCACTGGCCAATCGGCGGCTGGAGCGCGTCATTCGCGCCGACTTCGACCTCACCGACCGCGCCAACCTGCACGAATTCGCGCTGTCCTATTTCTTCTTCGCGGTGATCTTCGAAGGCTGCTGGTTCTACAACGGTTTCACGCCGATCTTCGCGCTGCAGCGGCGCGGCCTGATGAAGGGCACCGCCGAGCAGTTGCAATACATCATGCGCGACGAGGTGCTGCACTGCGCCTTCGGCATCCGCGTCGTGCGCGAACTGCTCAAGGAAGAAAACCTGGAACTCGACCCGCAGGCCCTGCGTACGCTCTGGGACGAAGCCGAAGCCGCCGAGCGTGCCTACGCCGGCTACATCCTGCGCGAACCGATTCTCGGCTACAACGCCGACCTGCACGTCCAGCAATTCCGCTTCGTCGCCAACCGGCGGGCGCGGCAGGTGGGTGTCGAGGAACCTTTCCCCGGCGCCGAAAACGTGCTGCCCTGGCTGGACGAGCAGGCCAATCTGAGGAAGGAGAAAAACTTCTTCGAGACGCGCGTCACCGAATACCAGACGGGTGGGGCGCTGGCCTGGGATTGA